One genomic segment of Brassica napus cultivar Da-Ae chromosome A3, Da-Ae, whole genome shotgun sequence includes these proteins:
- the LOC106390461 gene encoding transmembrane 9 superfamily member 7-like, whose protein sequence is MKKTKGSSFRFYATLFLSLLSFSLSRAFYLPGVAPRDFQKGDPLYVKVNKLSSTKTQLPYDYYYLSYCKPSKILNNAENLGEVLRGDRIENSVYTFQMLEDQPCKVGCHVKLDAESTKNFKEKIDDEYRANMILDNLPVAVRRQRRDGSQSTTYEHGFRVGFKGSYEGSKEEKYFIHNHLSFRVMYHRDLESDSARIVGFEVTPNSILHEYKEWDENNPQLATCNKDTKNLIQKNTVPQEVEQGKEIVFTYDVSFKESEIKWASRWDTYLLMNDDQIHWFSIINSLMIVLFLSGMVAMIMMRTLYKDISNYNQLETQDEAQEETGWKLVHGDVFRPPVSSGLLCVYVGTGVQIFGMSLVTMMFALLGFLSPSNRGGLMTAMVLLWVFMGIFAGYSSSRLHKMFKGDKWKRMTLKTAFMFPGILFVIFFVLNGLIWGEQSSGAIPFGTMFALFCLWFGISVPLVFVGSYLGYKKPAIEDPVKTNKIPRQVPEQPWYMRPVFSILIGGILPFGAVFIELFFILTSIWLNQFYYIFGFLFIVFLILIVTCAEITVVLCYFQLCSEDYNWWWRAYLTAGSSAFYLFLYSIFYFFTKLEITKLVSGMLYFGYMIIISYAFFVLTGTIGFYACFWFVRKIYSSVKID, encoded by the exons ATGAAGAAGACGAAAGGAAGCAGCTTTCGATTCTACGccactctcttcctctctctcctctccttcTCCTTATCTCGCGCCTTCTATCTCCCCGGAGTCGCTCCTCGCGATTTTCAAAAG GGTGATCCTCTTTATGTCAAAGTGAACAAATTGTCTTCTACCAAGACCCAGCTTCCTTATGACTACTACTATTTGAGTTACTGTAAGCCTAGTAAGATCTTGAACAATGCTGAGAATCTTGGGGAGGTTCTCAGAGGCGACCGTATTGAGAATTCCGTTTACACT TTTCAAATGCTGGAGGATCAGCCTTGCAAAGTAGGTTGCCATGTGAAACTTGACGCTGAGTCCACCAAAAATTTCAAGGAGAAGATTGATGATGAATACCGTGCTAATAT GATTCTTGATAATCTTCCAGTAGCTGTGCGTAGACAAAGGAGAGATGGGAGTCAGTCAACTACTTATGAGCACGGTTTCCGTGTTGGCTTCAAAGGGAGTTATGAAGGG AGCAAAGAGGAGAAATATTTTATCCATAACCACTTGAGCTTCCGAGTTATGTACCACAGAGATCTAGAGTCTGATTCCGCTAGAATTGTTGGGTTTGAGGTTACTCCTAACAG TATCTTGCATGAGTACAAGGAGTGGGACGAAAACAATCCTCAGCTAGCGACATGCAACAAGGACACAAAGAACTTAATCCAAAAAAATACTGTCCCTCAAGAAGTTGAGCAAGGGAAAGAGATTGTGTTTACATATGATGTCTCATTTAag GAGAGTGAAATCAAATGGGCTTCTCGTTGGGACACATACCTCCTCATGAACGACGATCAAATCCACTGGTTCTCCATCATAAACTCGCTTATGATCGTTCTCTTCCTCTCCGGAATGGTAGCCATGATCATGATGAGAACTCTATACAAAGACATCTCAAACTACAACCAGCTCGAGACACAAGACGAGGCTCAGGAAGAGACCGGATGGAAGCTTGTGCACGGCGATGTCTTCAGACCACCGGTGAGCTCCGGATTGCTCTGTGTTTACGTCGGTACAGGTGTGCAGATCTTCGGGATGTCGCTCGTCACAATGATGTTTGCACTCCTTGGTTTCTTATCTCCTTCCAACAGAGGAGGGCTTATGACCGCCATGGTTCTCTTGTGGGTCTTCATGGGGATATTCGCTGGCTACTCCTCGTCTCGCCTTCACAAAATGTTTAAAGGAGACAAGTGGAAGAGAATGACTTTAAAGACTGCGTTCATGTTCCCTGGTATCCTCTTTGTTATCTTCTTTGTTCTGAACGGCCTCATCTGGGGTGAGCAGTCGTCTGGAGCTATCCCTTTTGGGACAATGTTTGCTCTTTTCTGCCTCTGGTTCGGCATCTCAGTCCCACTAGTCTTTGTCGGTAGCTATCTCGGTTACAAGAAGCCAGCGATCGAAGACCCGGTTAAAACAAACAAGATCCCAAGGCAAGTACCGGAGCAGCCATGGTACATGAGACCGGTCTTCTCCATACTGATAGGAGGCATCTTACCGTTTGGAGCGGTCTTCATCGAGCTCTTCTTCATCCTGACGTCAATATGGCTGAACCAGTTCTACTACATCTTCGGTTTCCTCTTCATAGTGTTCTTGATCTTGATCGTCACATGCGCAGAGATCACTGTGGTGCTATGCTACTTCCAGCTTTGCAGCGAGGATTACAACTGGTGGTGGAGAGCTTACTTAACCGCGGGTTCATCTGCTTTCTACCTCTTCCTCTACTCGATCTTTTACTTCTTCACAAAGCTGGAGATCACAAAGCTTGTCTCGGGGATGCTTTACTTTGGGTACATGATCATCATTTCGTATGCTTTCTTTGTCCTGACTGGCACAATTGGTTTCTACGCTTGCTTCTGGTTTGTGAGGAAGATCTACTCTTCGGTGAAGATTGACTAG
- the LOC106390459 gene encoding protein indeterminate-domain 11 isoform X2, with amino-acid sequence MIIEFLLSTISLTLLSLSTSSVLLMMSKYILLHQQVQQQQQEENMSNLTSASGDQTSVSSGNRTEASGSNYFPHHQQQQQQQQQEQQQFFVPESQPQKKRRNQPGNPDPESEVIALSPKTLMARNRFVCEICNKGFQRDQNLQLHKRGHNLPWKLKQRSNKEVIRKKVYVCPEASCVHHDPTRALGDLTGIKKHFCRKHGEKKWKCDKCSKKYAVQSDCKAHSKTCGTKEYRCDCGTIFSRRDSFTTHRAFCEALAKETAREVVIPQEQNHQPNPILVHQSTFHHQHHHQAQPNMNFSSSSPSSHNIINTLHFEINNNGTNNSNTSSNHLHTFSVKKEQQQSNDHIINYHHQNIPPWLAPQDLTFSNPNPNNGGGGLFSLAASPAMSATALLQKAAQMGSKKTPPLPPTTDFERSAHHNTLTTTMAAMMTSPSGYISSNNNNQVLFQGYNASDFDHHGGEEAFDDTFSAFLRTNADTTTAGSDKKKSGGGGGVGEGLTRDFLGIRPLMSHNEILSIAGLGNCISGAASNQLHPKPWQVLISCRHTSGINKR; translated from the exons atgatAATAGAGTTTCTCTTGTCCACAATCTCTCtcactcttctctctctttctacttCTAG TGTTTTATTGATGATGAGCAAATATATCTTACTTCATCAGCaagtacaacaacaacaacaagaggaGAATATGTCGAATTTAACTTCAGCATCTGGGGATCAAACAAGTGTCTCTTCAGGAAACAGAACTGAAGCAAGTGGTTCTAATTACTTCcctcatcatcaacaacaacaacaacaacaacaacaagaacaacaacagtTCTTTGTTCCTGAATCTCAGCCtcagaagaagaggaggaaccAACCAGGAAATCCAG ACCCAGAATCAGAAGTGATTGCTTTATCACCAAAGACACTAATGGCAAGAAACAGATTCGTGTGTGAGATCTGCAACAAAGGATTCCAAAGAGACCAGAATCTACAGCTTCACAAGAGAGGTCACAATCTGCCATGGAAGCTGAAACAACGATCCAACAAAGAAGTGATAAGGAAGAAAGTGTATGTTTGTCCAGAAGCAAGCTGTGTCCACCATGACCCAACTCGAGCTCTAGGTGACTTAACCGGAATCAAGAAGCATTTCTGTAGAAAGCATGGAGAGAAAAAGTGGAAATGTGACAAATGCTCAAAGAAATATGCTGTTCAGTCAGATTGTAAGGCTCATTCTAAGACTTGTGGCACCAAAGAATACAGATGTGACTGTGGCACTATCTTTTCTAG GAGGGATAGTTTCACAACTCATAGAGCATTTTGTGAAGCATTGGCAAAAGAGACTGCAAGAGAAGTAGTAATACCACAAGAACAGAATCATCAACCAAACCCTATTTTAGTTCACCAATCTACTTttcatcatcaacatcatcatcaagCACAACCAAACATGAACTTCTCTTCCTCGTCTCCCTCTTCCCACAACATCATCAATACCCTTCACTTCGagatcaacaacaatggtactAACAATAGTAACACTAGTAGTAACCATCTCCATACATTTTCAGTGAAGAAAGAGCAACAACAAAGCAATGATCATATCATCAATTACCACCATCAAAACATCCCTCCTTGGCTTGCGCCTCAAGATCTCACATTttcaaaccctaaccctaataaTGGGGGAGGAGGTTTGTTCTCTCTTGCAGCTTCTCCAGCCATGTCAGCCACCGCATTGCTCCAGAAAGCAGCCCAAATGGGTTCCAAAAAGACACCTCCTCTACCACCAACCACTGACTTCGAAAGGTCAGCTCATCATAACACCCTCACCACGACAATGGCGGCAATGATGACGTCACCTTCTGGATACATCAGctccaacaacaacaatcaaGTTTTGTTTCAAGGTTACAATGCCTCCGATTTTGATCACCACGGTGGAGAAGAAGCCTTCGACGACACGTTCAGCGCGTTCTTGAGGACAAATGCTGATACTACAACCGCAGGATCAGACAAGAAGAAAAGCGGTGGAGGAGGTGGAGTAGGAGAAGGTTTGACTAGAGACTTCTTGGGGATAAGACCGTTAATGTCTCATAACGAGATTCTAAGTATTGCCGGTCTCGGGAATTGCATCAGTGGTGCTGCTTCTAATCAGCTTCATCCAAAGCCTTGGCAGG
- the LOC106390459 gene encoding protein indeterminate-domain 11 isoform X1, with translation MIIEFLLSTISLTLLSLSTSSVLLMMSKYILLHQQVQQQQQEENMSNLTSASGDQTSVSSGNRTEASGSNYFPHHQQQQQQQQQEQQQFFVPESQPQKKRRNQPGNPDPESEVIALSPKTLMARNRFVCEICNKGFQRDQNLQLHKRGHNLPWKLKQRSNKEVIRKKVYVCPEASCVHHDPTRALGDLTGIKKHFCRKHGEKKWKCDKCSKKYAVQSDCKAHSKTCGTKEYRCDCGTIFSRRDSFTTHRAFCEALAKETAREVVIPQEQNHQPNPILVHQSTFHHQHHHQAQPNMNFSSSSPSSHNIINTLHFEINNNGTNNSNTSSNHLHTFSVKKEQQQSNDHIINYHHQNIPPWLAPQDLTFSNPNPNNGGGGLFSLAASPAMSATALLQKAAQMGSKKTPPLPPTTDFERSAHHNTLTTTMAAMMTSPSGYISSNNNNQVLFQGYNASDFDHHGGEEAFDDTFSAFLRTNADTTTAGSDKKKSGGGGGVGEGLTRDFLGIRPLMSHNEILSIAGLGNCISGAASNQLHPKPWQGTQVGSTKDRDASRFAWWHV, from the exons atgatAATAGAGTTTCTCTTGTCCACAATCTCTCtcactcttctctctctttctacttCTAG TGTTTTATTGATGATGAGCAAATATATCTTACTTCATCAGCaagtacaacaacaacaacaagaggaGAATATGTCGAATTTAACTTCAGCATCTGGGGATCAAACAAGTGTCTCTTCAGGAAACAGAACTGAAGCAAGTGGTTCTAATTACTTCcctcatcatcaacaacaacaacaacaacaacaacaagaacaacaacagtTCTTTGTTCCTGAATCTCAGCCtcagaagaagaggaggaaccAACCAGGAAATCCAG ACCCAGAATCAGAAGTGATTGCTTTATCACCAAAGACACTAATGGCAAGAAACAGATTCGTGTGTGAGATCTGCAACAAAGGATTCCAAAGAGACCAGAATCTACAGCTTCACAAGAGAGGTCACAATCTGCCATGGAAGCTGAAACAACGATCCAACAAAGAAGTGATAAGGAAGAAAGTGTATGTTTGTCCAGAAGCAAGCTGTGTCCACCATGACCCAACTCGAGCTCTAGGTGACTTAACCGGAATCAAGAAGCATTTCTGTAGAAAGCATGGAGAGAAAAAGTGGAAATGTGACAAATGCTCAAAGAAATATGCTGTTCAGTCAGATTGTAAGGCTCATTCTAAGACTTGTGGCACCAAAGAATACAGATGTGACTGTGGCACTATCTTTTCTAG GAGGGATAGTTTCACAACTCATAGAGCATTTTGTGAAGCATTGGCAAAAGAGACTGCAAGAGAAGTAGTAATACCACAAGAACAGAATCATCAACCAAACCCTATTTTAGTTCACCAATCTACTTttcatcatcaacatcatcatcaagCACAACCAAACATGAACTTCTCTTCCTCGTCTCCCTCTTCCCACAACATCATCAATACCCTTCACTTCGagatcaacaacaatggtactAACAATAGTAACACTAGTAGTAACCATCTCCATACATTTTCAGTGAAGAAAGAGCAACAACAAAGCAATGATCATATCATCAATTACCACCATCAAAACATCCCTCCTTGGCTTGCGCCTCAAGATCTCACATTttcaaaccctaaccctaataaTGGGGGAGGAGGTTTGTTCTCTCTTGCAGCTTCTCCAGCCATGTCAGCCACCGCATTGCTCCAGAAAGCAGCCCAAATGGGTTCCAAAAAGACACCTCCTCTACCACCAACCACTGACTTCGAAAGGTCAGCTCATCATAACACCCTCACCACGACAATGGCGGCAATGATGACGTCACCTTCTGGATACATCAGctccaacaacaacaatcaaGTTTTGTTTCAAGGTTACAATGCCTCCGATTTTGATCACCACGGTGGAGAAGAAGCCTTCGACGACACGTTCAGCGCGTTCTTGAGGACAAATGCTGATACTACAACCGCAGGATCAGACAAGAAGAAAAGCGGTGGAGGAGGTGGAGTAGGAGAAGGTTTGACTAGAGACTTCTTGGGGATAAGACCGTTAATGTCTCATAACGAGATTCTAAGTATTGCCGGTCTCGGGAATTGCATCAGTGGTGCTGCTTCTAATCAGCTTCATCCAAAGCCTTGGCAGG
- the LOC106390460 gene encoding putative hydrolase C777.06c, giving the protein MAALSAVLSLGFVSLRPSRLSLSSFDSLRQQTSLLRRQSFVLSRSPLNRVLQASRQSNYANAAEAETTSPGDRSEIVFLGTGTSEGIPRVSCLTNPLKTCSVCTKAAEPGNKNRRLNTSILVRYTRPSGTSNILIDCGKFFYHSALKWFPTFGLRTLDAVVITHSHADAIGGLDDLRDWTNNVQPHIPIYTAMRDFEVMKKTHYYLVDTSVIIPGAAVSELEFKIIHEDQPFMVKDLKIIPLPVWHGSNYRSLGFRFGDVCYISDVSDIPEETYPLLRDCDLLIMDALRPDRSSATHFGLPRALEEVRKIKPKRTLFTGMMHLMDHEKVSEELEKLMDTEGLDVKLSYDGLRVPISI; this is encoded by the exons ATGGCAGCTCTTTCAGCTGTTCTGTCTCTTGGCTTCGTCTCACTTCGCCCTTCGCGCCTTTCCCTCTCCTCTTTCGATTCTCTCCGGCAACAGACATCACTTCTCCGACGCCAAAGTTTTGTCCTTTCGAGGTCTCCGCTTAACAGGGTTCTTCAAGCTTCCCGTCAATCCA ATTATGCAAATGCTGCTGAGGCTGAGACTACATCACCTGGAGACCGTTCTGAGATTGTGTTCTTGGGTACTGGAACTAGTGAAGGGATCCCTCGTGTCAGCTGCCTTACCAATCCTCTCAAAACATGTTCg GTATGTACAAAAGCTGCAGAACCTGGAAACAAGAATAGGAGACTTAACACTAGCATCCTTGTTCGGTACACTAGACCATCTGGAACAAGTAACATCCTTATTGATTGTGGCAA GTTCTTCTACCATAGTGCACTTAAATGGTTTCCCACCTTCGG GCTAAGAACACTTGATGCGGTTGTGATTACTCATTCTCATGCTGATGCAATTGGAG GTCTTGATGATCTCCGTGATTGGACAAACAATGTCCAACCTCACATTCCAATTTACACCGCTATGCGTGAttttgag GTGATGAAAAAGACCCATTATTACTTGGTTGATACGAGTGTGATCATACCAGGGGCTGCAGTCTCAGAGTTGGAGTTTAAAATCATTCACGAGGATCAGCCATTCATGGTAAAAGATCTAAAG ATCATCCCATTACCAGTGTGGCATGGAAGTAACTACCGTTCCCTTGGTTTCCGGTTTGGTGACGTCTGCTACATAAG CGATGTGAGTGACATACCTGAAGAAACTTACCCGCTCCTTAGAGACTGTGATCTCCTAATTATG gaTGCTCTGAGGCCTGATCGTTCTTCAGCAACACACTTTGGCCTCCCAAGG GCGTTGGAGGAAGTTCGGAAGATTAAACCAAAGAGAACTCTTTTCACTGGAATGATGCATTTGATGGACCACGAGAAAGTGAGCGAAGAGCTGGAGAAACTCATGGACACAGAAGGCCTTGATGTCAAGTTAAGCTATGATGGTCTTCGTGTACCGATATCGATTTAA
- the LOC106390462 gene encoding LOW QUALITY PROTEIN: inactive protein kinase SELMODRAFT_444075 (The sequence of the model RefSeq protein was modified relative to this genomic sequence to represent the inferred CDS: deleted 2 bases in 1 codon), translated as MSRVLKRGKQEKKPVVSDGAEKVIVAVKASREIPKTALIWALTHVVHPGDCITLIVVVPSHNSGKKLWSFPMFAGDCASGHKKSHSIALPEIKSDLTDTCSQINLQLHDVYDPNKINVKIKIVSGSPCGAVAAESKKAKANWVVLDKHLKQEEKPCMDELQCNIVVMKRSQAKVLRLNLVGSPRKEAELPTGPEAASEKHTKGLPVTPISSPELGTPFTSTEAGTSSVSSSDHGTSPFLTLGMSGYMKKDGALVIKENDDNSGSETESENQSLASTSMRFQPPPLCSICQHKGPVFGKPPRVFSYAELELATCGFSRANFLAEGGYGSVHRGVLPEGQVVAVKQHKLASSQGDVEFCSEVEVLSCAQHRNVVMLIGFCIEDGRRLLVYEYICNGSLDSHLYGRKRETLEWAARQKIAVGAARGLRYLHEECRVGCIVHRDMRPNNILITHDNEPLVGDFGLARWQPDGELGVETRVIGTFGYLAPEYAQSGQITEKADVYSFGVVLVELVTGRKAIDITMPKGQQCLTEWARPLLEEYAVEELVDPRLGDRFVESEVICMVHAASLCIRRDPHLRPRMSQVLRILEGDMIMDELRINSRFRGRLELNHNVTVLGKVK; from the exons ATGAGTCGAGTTCTGAAGCGAGGGAAGCAGGAGAAGAAGCCTGTAGTATCTGATGGTGCTGAAAAGGTTATCGTTGCTGTTAAAGCTTCTAGGGAGATTCCAAAGACAGCTTTGATTTGGGCTTTGACTCACGTTGTTCACCCTGGGGATTGCATTACCCTCATTGTTGTTGTCCCTTCTCACAACTCAG GAAAAAAACTTTGGAGTTTCCCTATGTTTGCTGGGGACTGTGCAAGTGGTCACAAAAAATCACATTCTATAGCACTACCAGAGATAAAGAGTGATCTCACTGATACTTGTTCCCAAATAAATCTCCAGCTTCATGATGTCTATGATCCAAATAAG ataaatgTGAAGATTAAGATTGTTTCTGGATCTCCCTGTGGAGCAGTTGCTGCTGAGTCTAAGAAAGCAAAAGCAAACTGGGTCGTACTAGACAA ACACCTCAAGCAAGAAGAGAAACCGTGTATGGATGAGTTGCAATGTAACATTGTGGTGATGAAGCGTTCTCAGGCAAAAGTTCTGCGCTTAAACTTGGTTGGATCACCTAGGAAGGAAGCTGAGTTACCAACAGGACCAGAAGCAGCATCTGAAAAACACACAAAAGGACTACCTGTAACTCCTATTAGCAGCCCTGAGCTAGGGACACCATTCACTAGCACAGAAGCTGGGACTTCATCAGTGTCAAGCTCTGACCATGGAACCTCACCTTTCTTGACTTTGGGAATGAGTGGTTACATGAAGAAGGATGGTGCATTAGTCATCAAGGAGAATGATGATAATTCAGGGTCTGAAACTGAGAGTGAGAATCAATCACTAGCGTCAACTAGTATGAGATTCCAGCCACCTCCTCTTTGTTCTATCTGCCAGCACAAAGGGCCAGTGTTTGGTAAACCACCGAGAGTGTTCTCCTATGCAGAGTTAGAGCTTGCAACGTGTGGCTTTTCAAGGGCTAACTTCTTGGCTGAAGGTGGATACGGATCTGTACATCGAGGTGTATTACCTGAAGGGCAAGTGGTTGCGGTGAAGCAACACAAACTTGCCAGTTCTCAAGGAGATGTAGAGTTTTGCTCCGAAGTTGAAGTTCTCAGTTGTGCTCAGCACAGAAACGTTGTTATGCTGATTGGTTTCTGCATTGAAGATGGGAGAAGGCTCTTGGTTTATGAATACATATGCAATGGTTCACTTGACTCCCATCTATACG GTCGCAAAAGGGAGACGCTGGAGTGGGCAGCACGGCAAAAGATTGCTGTTGGAGCTGCGAGAGGTCTTAGGTATCTTCATGAAGAATGCAGAGTTGGTTGTATTGTCCATAGAGACATGCGTCCTAACAACATCCTCATCACTCATGATAATGAGCCACTG GTTGGAGATTTTGGTCTAGCGAGATGGCAGCCTGATGGGGAACTAGGTGTAGAAACACGAGTGATAGGAACGTTTGG CTATTTAGCTCCAGAGTATGCTCAAAGCGGACAAATCACAGAAAAAGCAGATGTGTACTCGTTTGGGGTTGTGTTAGTTGAGCTAGTCACTGGACGCAAAGCCATTGACATTACTATGCCGAAAGGCCAGCAATGCCTCACTGAATGG GCACGTCCTCTACTGGAAGAATATGCGGTGGAAGAACTTGTAGATCCGAGGCTTGGTGACCGTTTTGTAGAAAGTGAGGTTATTTGCATGGTTCATGCAGCTTCGTTGTGCATACGTAGAGATCCACATTTGAGGCCACGCATGTCTCAG GTGCTGCGCATACTGGAAGGAGATATGATAATGGAT GAACTACGCATCAACTCCAGGTTCAGAGGCAGGCTGGAACTAAACCATAACGTAACTGTGTTAGGAAAAGTTAAGTAA
- the LOC106390459 gene encoding protein indeterminate-domain 11 isoform X3, translated as MMSKYILLHQQVQQQQQEENMSNLTSASGDQTSVSSGNRTEASGSNYFPHHQQQQQQQQQEQQQFFVPESQPQKKRRNQPGNPDPESEVIALSPKTLMARNRFVCEICNKGFQRDQNLQLHKRGHNLPWKLKQRSNKEVIRKKVYVCPEASCVHHDPTRALGDLTGIKKHFCRKHGEKKWKCDKCSKKYAVQSDCKAHSKTCGTKEYRCDCGTIFSRRDSFTTHRAFCEALAKETAREVVIPQEQNHQPNPILVHQSTFHHQHHHQAQPNMNFSSSSPSSHNIINTLHFEINNNGTNNSNTSSNHLHTFSVKKEQQQSNDHIINYHHQNIPPWLAPQDLTFSNPNPNNGGGGLFSLAASPAMSATALLQKAAQMGSKKTPPLPPTTDFERSAHHNTLTTTMAAMMTSPSGYISSNNNNQVLFQGYNASDFDHHGGEEAFDDTFSAFLRTNADTTTAGSDKKKSGGGGGVGEGLTRDFLGIRPLMSHNEILSIAGLGNCISGAASNQLHPKPWQGTQVGSTKDRDASRFAWWHV; from the exons ATGATGAGCAAATATATCTTACTTCATCAGCaagtacaacaacaacaacaagaggaGAATATGTCGAATTTAACTTCAGCATCTGGGGATCAAACAAGTGTCTCTTCAGGAAACAGAACTGAAGCAAGTGGTTCTAATTACTTCcctcatcatcaacaacaacaacaacaacaacaacaagaacaacaacagtTCTTTGTTCCTGAATCTCAGCCtcagaagaagaggaggaaccAACCAGGAAATCCAG ACCCAGAATCAGAAGTGATTGCTTTATCACCAAAGACACTAATGGCAAGAAACAGATTCGTGTGTGAGATCTGCAACAAAGGATTCCAAAGAGACCAGAATCTACAGCTTCACAAGAGAGGTCACAATCTGCCATGGAAGCTGAAACAACGATCCAACAAAGAAGTGATAAGGAAGAAAGTGTATGTTTGTCCAGAAGCAAGCTGTGTCCACCATGACCCAACTCGAGCTCTAGGTGACTTAACCGGAATCAAGAAGCATTTCTGTAGAAAGCATGGAGAGAAAAAGTGGAAATGTGACAAATGCTCAAAGAAATATGCTGTTCAGTCAGATTGTAAGGCTCATTCTAAGACTTGTGGCACCAAAGAATACAGATGTGACTGTGGCACTATCTTTTCTAG GAGGGATAGTTTCACAACTCATAGAGCATTTTGTGAAGCATTGGCAAAAGAGACTGCAAGAGAAGTAGTAATACCACAAGAACAGAATCATCAACCAAACCCTATTTTAGTTCACCAATCTACTTttcatcatcaacatcatcatcaagCACAACCAAACATGAACTTCTCTTCCTCGTCTCCCTCTTCCCACAACATCATCAATACCCTTCACTTCGagatcaacaacaatggtactAACAATAGTAACACTAGTAGTAACCATCTCCATACATTTTCAGTGAAGAAAGAGCAACAACAAAGCAATGATCATATCATCAATTACCACCATCAAAACATCCCTCCTTGGCTTGCGCCTCAAGATCTCACATTttcaaaccctaaccctaataaTGGGGGAGGAGGTTTGTTCTCTCTTGCAGCTTCTCCAGCCATGTCAGCCACCGCATTGCTCCAGAAAGCAGCCCAAATGGGTTCCAAAAAGACACCTCCTCTACCACCAACCACTGACTTCGAAAGGTCAGCTCATCATAACACCCTCACCACGACAATGGCGGCAATGATGACGTCACCTTCTGGATACATCAGctccaacaacaacaatcaaGTTTTGTTTCAAGGTTACAATGCCTCCGATTTTGATCACCACGGTGGAGAAGAAGCCTTCGACGACACGTTCAGCGCGTTCTTGAGGACAAATGCTGATACTACAACCGCAGGATCAGACAAGAAGAAAAGCGGTGGAGGAGGTGGAGTAGGAGAAGGTTTGACTAGAGACTTCTTGGGGATAAGACCGTTAATGTCTCATAACGAGATTCTAAGTATTGCCGGTCTCGGGAATTGCATCAGTGGTGCTGCTTCTAATCAGCTTCATCCAAAGCCTTGGCAGG
- the LOC106390465 gene encoding probable inactive E3 ubiquitin-protein ligase SINAT6, translating into MYVVIVHTYIHNKPTFIHISPLSLHHLPFDFMNSSEMEPRINHLQIESQVHELLDYPVCTNQITSTIYQCSNDYTGEVNNDKENPYNCPYSGSKCTATGDTQWLLQHLRNDHHVEMHDGRSFSHRYVHHNPKHLHHATWMLTLLDCYGRQLCLYFEAFHLKKTPMYIAYMQFMGDEEEATSFSYTLEISGNGRKMTWQGVPRSIRDSHKTVRDSQDGLIITRKLALYFSADNSNSKELKLKISGCVWREH; encoded by the exons ATGTATGTGGTTATtgtacatacatacatacataacAAACCTACATTCATACACATTTCTCCTCTTTCACTTCATCACTTGCCTTTCGATTTCATGAATTCTAGCGAAATGGAACCTCGAATCAATCACCTTCAGATTGAATCTCAGGTCCATGAGTTGCTTGATTATCCGGTTTGTACAAATCAGATTACTTCTACAATCTACCAG TGTTCCAATGACTACACCGGAGAGGTCAACAATGATAAGGAAAACCCGTATAATTGTCCCTACTCTGGATCCAAGTGTACAGCCACAGGAGATACTCAGTGGCTGCTTCAGCATCTAAGGAATGATCATCATGTTGAAATGCATGATGGGAGAAGTTTCAGTCATCGATATGTCCATCATAATCCTAAACATCTTCATCATGCTACTTGGATGTTAACT CTTCTGGATTGTTACGGTCGACAATTATGCTTATACTTTGAAGCATTCCACCTTAAGAAGACGCCCATGTACATAGCTTACATGCAGTTTATGGGAGATGAAGAGGAAGCAACAAGCTTCAGCTACACTTTGGAGATCAGTGGCAATGGCAGAAAGATGACATGGCAGGGCGTGCCTAGAAGCATTCGTGACAGTCACAAAACCGTTCGTGACAGCCAAGACGGCTTGATCATCACTCGCAAGTTGGCTTTGTACTTCTCTGCTGACAATTCCAACAGCAAGGAACTGAAGTTGAAGATTTCAGGTTGTGTATGGAGAGAACATTGA